One window from the genome of Ailuropoda melanoleuca isolate Jingjing chromosome 5, ASM200744v2, whole genome shotgun sequence encodes:
- the PRRT1 gene encoding proline-rich transmembrane protein 1, whose product MSSEKSGLSDSVPHTSPPPYSPPPFTAPPPPAEPPAPPPQAAPSSHHHHHHHYHQSGTATLPRLGAGGLASSAATAQRGPSSSATLPRPPHHAPPGPAAGAPPPGCATLPRMPPDPYLQETRFEGPLPPPPPAAAAPPPPAPSHTAQAPGFVVPTHTGAVGTLPLGGYVAPGYPLQLQPCTAYVPVYPVGTPYTGGTPGGTGVTSTLPPPPQGPGLALLEPRRPPHDYMPIAVLTTICCFWPTGIIAIFKAVQVRTALARGDMVSAEIASREARNFSFISLAVGIAAMVLCTILTVVIIIAAQHHDNYWDP is encoded by the exons ATGTCATCGGAAAAGTCag GGCTCTCAGACTCAGTCCCTCACACCTCTCCACCACcctattccccccccccctttactGCCCCCCCGCCGCCGGCCgaaccccccgccccacccccacaggcagccccctcctctcaccatcaccaccaccaccactaccaccagtCCGGGACCGCCACCCTCCCGCGCTTAGGGGCAGGTGGCCTGGCTTCTTCCGCCGCCACTGCTCAGCGCGGTCCCTCATCTTCCGCCACCCTGCCACGGCCACCACATCACGCGCCGCCCGGCCCGGCCGCCGGGGCGCCCCCACCCGGCTGCGCTACCTTGCCCCGCATGCCACCCGACCCTTACCTGCAGGAGACTCGCTTCGAAGGCCCACTGCCCCCGCCGCCGCCAGCCGCCGCAGCTCCGCCCCCGCCGGCGCCCTCTCATACTGCCCAGGCTCCGGGCTTCGTGGTGCCCACGCACACCGGGGCGGTAGGCACGCTGCCACTGGGGGGCTACGTAGCCCCCGGCTACCCCTTACAGCTGCAGCCTTGCACTGCCTACGTGCCGGTTTACCCGGTGGGCACG CCCTATACAGGCGGGACCCCGGGGGGAACTGGAGTAACTTCCACGCTCCCCCCGCCGCCCCAGGGCCCAGGGTTGGCCCTGCTGGAGCCGAGGCGCCCGCCGCACGACTACATGCCCATCGCGGTGCTGACCACCATCTGCTGCTTCTGGCCAACAGGCATCATCGCCATCTTCAAGGCAGTGCAG GTGCGCACGGCCTTGGCCCGCGGAGACATGGTGTCTGCCGAGATCGCTTCACGCGAGGCCCGGAACTTCTCCTTCATCTCCCTGGCGGTGGGCATCGCAGCAATGGTGCTCTGTACTATCCTCACCGTAGTCATCATCATCGCCGCGCAGCACCACGACAACTACTGGGATCCGTAA